The DNA sequence TGACAAGAAACCCACAGAGGGGACAGGAGGAAGCCAGAGAGTGGCCTTGCTTTACAATAAGAGGATTACGACGCAGGCTGATAATCCTCCCACAATTCAGCAGCACAAAGGAGTGAGCTGACATCACATTCAGCCCTCCAAGTCTCATCCTTAAAATGAGGCTAATTAACAGCTAATCCCAACCACTGCCAAATTGACCACTGTTTTTGAAGACAGGGTGTGAGAAGGGCAGTATTAAGGGAAACAGGGAAAGGGGAAATTacttcacttttttaaaaaactgactTTAACTTCTATATGAGAATTGGTTATTTCTCTAATGTTATCTTGTTTGCTCAATTAAACAACAGATTAAAATGGCCTACAAAAAGAAGTTTGTCTTGGTTTTGAATTCCATTAAACATGATTTGTGCAGAATTCTCTCTTTATCTCATTTCTGTCCAAAATACGGTGCTGATCAATTTCAGTGCTCAATATAAACACAGATTCTGCTTTGCGGTTTTACTTGGATATTTATGGGAACTTCTTAATTAGGTGGTTAACTGCTTAAATCTCTTCTACTGCATTATTGATGAAGTGTCTGAATAATCCCTTGCAGGCACCGAGAACTGTGATTGGTTTATCTATTAGCGTACTTCTACTTCCCAGATCCAATTTCACAACCAGACTCCTTTTAGTAAACAAACTAGGCCAGTctgaaaaactaatgaaaaaagaaaactaatttTCTTGCCATCTGGAAGCTATCTTGAAAGAACACTAAGGAAGACAGAAACTAAAATTATTGAGGTATATTTTAACATGGTAAAAAGatttcagtcagtttttacttttttgcaGCATAATGACGAGCGTTACTAGTTATGACAGTGTCCCAATTTATGGAAGATCTATAAAAGCTGTTCTTCAGGTCAGGATTCGGGTGGCCATGTGAGAAAAATCACTCTGAGCAGAGCAGCATGCACTATAATTCTACCTGATGAAATTAAATTGCTGTACAGCCAAGCGTCTAGTGCATGAATGTGAAATGAAATCAGAGAAACTTGTTAAGGTGACTAAAAGGtgaaaacaaagagagaaaactGCAATTTCAGCACCTAACACAATGAGGAGAGATTCTGATctgaacatgaaataaaaaaagaaaaccagtgATACAGTGAATGAGAGATTGAGTGGGTGCGTTAACCAGCataaatgatgaaaatgaaaccataatTATGAAAAAGACAGATTTTCCCCCTAGATTGATTCTCAGAGTATCCAAAATATCTTGTTCAAGTTTTTTCGCAATTGATTTGAGAGCCAAAACTAGGGGTAAAAACTGATTCAGCAGTGACCCACAACCCTCAAATTGTCACACAGCCAGCCCAAATGACCCCAGAAGAACAGAGAGAGCCCAGCGTACCCGACGAGGAGTCGGAGGATTTTAGAGCAAAAGACCAACCATCAGGGGTCATAGACGCACAGTGAGGTAAGCGTAGCTCCACAGGCTTCAAAAACTTGAGGCCGTGAGGTCCACACATCACCAGAGGGctgagcagagtctctcctgcaaacacaaacacagaatgtGGTTATAAACGCAATGCAGggtgattaaaaataaacacacacaagcaggtctcaaatgtaatttttcccCTACAGTGCTGGAAGGCTTGGGGAAGGTATCCATGCTAGAAATGTAAAGATTCATTTGACAGTATGGCACTTTGGATACGGGTTATCTATAATTATTGTCTATAATTTGAGATTGTTGTAAcgtaattttgtttgtttgccaaAAGCTGATATGATTGGGGGGTGCGGAGATCCCTCGTGGTCTCATCTGTCAATGTCAGCAAGATACGACAATGAAGCACTTTGCATGTCTGAAATTTCTATGCAAATTGGACTAGACGCAGCAAGAGCAAAGGAAGCTGCCTATAATACAGCCTGCAGAGGACAGCTGGATTAAACTAATGCAGACtttagtttaataaaaaaattcagCTTGTCAAAGTGTAAGAACCAGGTGGTGTATCGAGCCCACATGGCAGCCATTCACATAATTAACATCTCTCGCATCGGATATCTACAGCagatgtttaatattttagatGAAGAATTTGAGCCTTTTAAAGTCTAATTCCCTCATAGTACACATAGTAAAGGTTTTGTTAGGGGAAAAACAAGAATCTCTTTATTTTAGATCATTTGATTAACATTAACAAGTCTCTCATGCTTTTCCAGACTAGTTAGACATCCACAACCCAAAATCTGACAGCAATTTTTGTGACTAGTGAGATGTGTGAAGGTTTTTATGGTATTCTGGttctacataaaaaaacaaatatttaagaaACAAGTAGTGAGTAGACTGATGAGGATTTTCATACACTAACATTTTACCCAACCGaccaacaaataaataaagatttttgtcacttgggggcagcagaaacaagttgtgaacaccatactgacatattgccaaggggtgggaatcaccagaggccccacgatacgatattatcacgatatttatgttgcgattcgattttaATGCGAtcttaaatatattgagatatattgcaatttattacctttttccaacttctaactaggtccctaaagtcaaactttgtcaacatctgtttatctaaaaagatacatttctctgtttgttcatatcactttttcagtcctctatatggtcctgttaagttttctagtggactaaaaaagcaatagattttattattctagtaccaaaaagttaaaactcccatctgcaatttatataataaaacatcGATACTTGGcatccgtgtatcgatacagtattgccatggcaaatatcacgatactatgctgtatcgattttttcccccactgctAATATTgccaccttttaagttgatatggcaaactAATTAGCAAACAGAGCTGctcatttacacatccagcagttacagagcaacattatgtagCAATATTAACTCTCTTGGAACGATTTATggagggaaatatctgtctctttagctctTCTGCtggttttagagctttttccccactgaaaacagctgccctCTGCGGCCAAAAATGATGCTATGAGAGCAGTGCGAGTGAATTAAAACAGCAAAGCTGCAGGCCGGGCAGCTAAACAATGACCTGAAACTTGCTATAAAGCTGCGTAAACATTTGAGAGACCCATTTCACAGTGTCACATTGGTTGTCATTTGATATATTCTTGTCATAAAATCAATTATAGATGCTTTAAGCAAAGCATATTTTTATCGGCAGGGACATCTGCTGGTCCTTTCTTCCATGGTCAATATGTTAGTATTATTGTTAATCAGCACTTTAGCTCCAGCATATCTCCCCAAAACATGACATGCACCTtaaactacaaacaaaaatgaCAGACCATGTGAATTGACTTCATaagaatgtaaacaaaagaaaacccCATGGCTTCTTCCTCACTCCATCTTTGATAAGTTACCTTTCTCCTTGTCAAGTGGTGGCAAGATGCTGTTGTCTCTGCAGACCTTGAAATAGATCTCCTGCTCCACACCGTCAGGGATGGCACCCTGTGGGATAATTATGCTGACACCTGTCTCAATGGAGCTCAGGACACCACCGTTAGAATTGAAGATACCTCGAGCTGTTGCTACCACTGTGTGGCcctcatcttcatcctcatcatcatccagGGCACTGGGGCTGGGAGACAGATACCTTTACTGTCACACTCATTTTCAACAGAATACCTTAGACCTCTATTCTTCTCTAGTCAGCCTGCGTCAGGTGACAGAGCTGCATTATTACCTCACAGGGATGGCTTTGGGCACAGCGTTGATGTTGTTGTGCTGGTGTTTGGTGCGGTGGTCCACAGTGCGCGTGAAAGTGTCCAAACCACTGTCATGGTCTGTGTTCTGGGGCTGTGGGGGTATCTGAGGCTTCACTGGGCTGGAGCTCCGGCCCTGCTCCAAACACAAGAGGGTACAGTGTTATATATACACGTTACTGTATGTGGTATGGCGCTAACGTATGGTGACTGAAAATTCTCAGTTCTGACTGGTTGGAAGGTGTGGATTAACTTTCCGTAATCGGACAGCACGACTGGACGGCTATGACATATGTGTTTGATTGctgtttaattataattttatgaGCCATTATTAAACACAGCAACAGTGCGACTTAGCTGAAGAGCATGCAGCTAGAAATACTGATACAatcaccaccaacaacaaccaaCAATAGGATAAATAGCTTCTCAGTGAGAACCAAACTAATTTACTAATTTAACctaaaatgtgtgtattttgtataATTGTGTATTTGAGTTAATCTGGATTTTCAAATCAAGAAATGGACATCCTTATTCTATGGGCCCATTACAATTGATCTGAAAAGTTATTTCAGATCAATTCGCTCTTTGAAAAATGGAATTGCAACATGTGACAAAATTACAGTTCCAGAAGAGTTTTGACCTAAGTGTAGGGAAATACTGGTaaattgtataaaaaaaataaaagatacaaaaaaattaaaaatagaaagagaaaaagtacagcatgaaataataaattgcatttaaaattttacttttttcaaaactagaTTACCTTGCTTGCTTATGTTTTTGACTACAGTTACATCAATAGCATCATTAATTGGAATTCAACTTACCTTTGGAGCAATCTCAGGCTTGTCATTGGGCAGAAGGTTGTGGTTGAATTTAGGACTGTCGAACATGCGCGCAAAAGGCTTGGCAGACGTGGTGTAGGGTTTGGGTGTGTAGCGGTTGTAGCTGGATACTGGTGGAGCCCCGGTGCTAGTGACTGTTTTTGGAGGCTGTTCACTAGTGCCATTAACTGGAGACTTCTCAGGGAAACTCTTGTGAGGCAGGAAGTTGGTTTGGACAGTGTCCTCTCGGGCAGGAGGCTTGGCTGTGGAAGAGCCATAAGGGTCAGCCAAAAAGCTCTCCAGTAATTTCCGACATTTTGACATTCAAAGCAGTCAGTGTCTCTCAGTAGACAACGTATAGTGTGATACAGTACACAGATGCATCATGCATGTGATTACAGCGTAGATAGTATAAAAGGACTAGTTTCTCCCTTTCCTTTGATAGAAAACAGTGGATTTTACCTTCAGGTGCAGGTTTGGGCAGTGTGGCTGGTTGCAGAGGAGGTGTCACCTGGGGAACTGGTTCATATTTTTTCTCCACTGGACTTGGTTTCTCCACTGACTCCGTCCTATATCACAAGACCAAAACCATCAATTGAGATTCCCAGAAGAAATAACCAAGACAAACATAAAAGCCGTAAAGGATGTTAAAGATAGTTGGAAGGAAAGTTGAAAGACACATTAATACCTTTAAACTATATCATCTAAGTGAAATAAGTCAAAGATGTTTCATAAAAGCATTATATTCAGAATTTCTTGGGAGTGTGGATGTGAATGGGCATCACCTGGGGTAGTTGTGGGTTGTTTGTACTTGTGGCTGGGGTTTGTTGGGACCAGTCTGGAGCTTATCAAAGTAAGACAGCTGTTTCCGGTAGTAGTCCTCGTCCTCATCAGGATCGTAATGGTTGGAGCGCACAATGTCATCAGCTACCTGGGGCTGAGGCTTCTGAGGCCCTGGGGCTCTGGGTTGGTGTGATAAAATAACACGTTAAATGCAAGGAAAAGACAGGTGAGAACAGAGCAGGAGAATACAATGAAAAATGGCCAAAATGAAGCGGTTGCGCAACTTGGTCActatcaaaatgtcaaaattaaaGTGACTACTTAAACAATATTAGTGCAAAATTACTCTGAAGAATCAGGGTGAGTGGAAacacaataacagcagcattgGCTTACCTAAAGGTCTTCTCTTGATCCAGGTTACTCAGAGAATTTGCTTTAGGGATTACTCCACCTGCTTTCAAGGGTAAATCGGCTGCCTGTAGTAGCAAAAACAATTAACCCCATCAGTAGGATGTTCACTTCTAATGTGTTAATTTCTCAATatgttgaaaagaaaatgtacatgTTAAGTAGACTAGTAAAAACTGTAACTACACAAGCTGCCTTATGTAATATATCTGCCAACAGTTTACCCTGTTCCCAGATGAATCTCCTGCATCTCTGGCTCTATCCATTGACACAGAGCGTTTGTTCTCAAACATCTTGACCCTAGTCAGGACTGACTGCGGCCGCATGGCGGGGTCATCCTCCGGTTTCTCATCTCTGGCAGGGGTGGGTTTCGGAGGGTCTGCAGGGGACGGTGAGGGGGCCTCTGCTTTGAAAGGTGGTGTGGGGCTGGTTTCAGAGTTCACAGGAATGGGATCATACTGCTGAGGTTTGTAGCTCTTTTGCGGTGGAGTTGGTCCCTGGTTAAAGGCAGGTCGCTGGGCAGGGGGTTCTGGCGAACGGGCAGCTGAGGGATAAGTGCTCAGGTGAGAATCCTGGTTGTAGTGCAGGTCAGGCGGAGCAGGAGGTGGGGGGTCATCATAGCGAACAGGCCCTGGACCCGTCGGTTTACCGTAGCGAGGCCGTCCGTCGAATCCCTGCTGAGATGGATGCCCGTCGTGGCGGAGAGGAGGGGTGTACTGGGAGTCAGGGCCGTCACCGTATGGCAAACGGGGATCGTAGCCCTGGGAGTTGGCAGTAGAGAGGGGCTGCTTGTAGGGATTCCACGTTTGTTGGTCATAGTGAGGCACACTGTTCTCGTAGGGTGGGTTAGAGTCATAGTTCCGGTACTTTGGTTCTGGGTAACCACCTCCGCTGCTGACTCCACTGCTGCTGACATCATACCGACTTGGTGGGTGGTCGTAATCTCTGTATGGCTGGTCAGGGTGATAACCCTGCTGAGGGTTGTAAGTCACAGGCTTCATGGTGTGACTGATTCTCcctgtgttgttgtctgtgcTGTATGGATCATTCTGATACATCTACCAAACAAATAAGAAACACAGGGTAAGGTTAACAACTGAACAGGAtccactaacacacggacataaaatatgtaatatgaAAAACTGGACATACAAAAATCAGTTATAGCACGAGAAAAGGAGAATATTAAAACAAGTCCGTGAAATTAATTGCAGTAGAGGAAACAAGAAGGGACAGACCTGAAATAGAGAAACTGAGAGGGAAGAGTTACTGGTCAGATGACACTTTAGATTAAACAGAAATCGCAGCACAGCCAAACATTCATTGCAGCTTTAAAACACCACAATGTACCCAAATTAAACACTTGAATGAATTACAAAGAATAACAAAGatgaaatacaacaaaacaatgggatgcatttttcctgtccaaGCTGACAAAATTTGAAAATGGTATatagaaatgtaatgtaaattactTACAGAGGGTCTATCAATAATTTGACTAATAACTTGGGGTTTCTTGACACATTACGTGTACACTGCTGCATTCACAAGGGAAAATGTCACCCACTGTCTTGGTGAAATTTTGAAGGAAACTTCCACAAtaattatttaacattacaAGCACATACccattgtacaaaaaaaaaaattaataaaaatctaaTATCCTGATATTTGAGAAGTAACCATTAATTATCCATCCAAATATAAAGAACATTTCTGTTTAGGTGGTCTTCGCTACTTGGTCATAGCTACAATTCAAACAGAAGACAAACATTCGTAAAATGGTTGGAAAATTAATGGCTACTTTTACAAAGAAATGATATCCATTCAATCAACAATGATAAATACAGCACAAATACATCTGCTTCTGGTAGTTAACAGAGAAACATGTTGCAGCCATGCAAAGAGGTAAGAGATAAGCAACAGTGAGAGCTGCAGGATTTCCATTGCTCCCCTACATGTAGGCGTGTCAGTGCAGCCATCATCTCCAAAGCCCACTGTTGTTTACCAGCATTTGCTCGCACTccagcacatgcacacaccctctcgcacacaacacacacacagtctcttcTGGGCAGCACTGTGGTCAGCGGACATGCAGGGcagaaggagacagagacagagacagagagagagacagagagacagagagacagagagagagagagagagagagagagagagagagaggcgtggCAGCAGGAAGTAGGTAGGtagacaggcagcagcagcacaggagGTCAGCCAGGTCAGACTGGGCTGAGCTGGCCCAGGTCACGGCGCGTCCAGTGACGGTCAGATGGATACCTTTGGTTCTGTACTGGCCGTTCCAGACTGTAGAGGTTCTGGTGAGAAGCTCTGAGGGGCTAGCTCAGGGGTGGGCCTCCTAAGTGAGCCAGCCTCTGGGTTGGGGCTTGGCTGGCTGTGGGGAGCTCCAGGAGCCTCGTCAGGGCTCAGACCCCCTACAGTTTTTACAGTAACGTCGACAGCAGGGGGCAATGTCTCAGCCAGGGGCTCAGGCTGCTGGGGGATGCTAGGGACGGCAGCGGCCTCTGCTTTCTGTGAAGTGGTTCAGAAATGTTTAATAACACGCGCTGACACACTATGGTGCAGTACTAACAAGTGCTACTACCTTCACAGCCCCTCTAAACGGTCTGCTCCTCATTTGTGCCTACATCTTACACTGATTCAAATAACCAATCACCCGCCTCCGCATTTAACAATAGCTGTAGATCAACGAATGGCATGTGAGAGTTAGGAATTAGCAGCAGGACAAGTTTTCATTGTTATAGTATACTAACTTGATTTTAATGCTGCAGTTACAATACAGTAGTTTctcctttttccccccttttatGTTCATTAACACATCATGAGACGACAAATGTTAAGATTTGGATATCACAACGGCCAATCGGGTTTTGATTAATACATTTCACAGGTACACTGGGTTAACACTGGCATTTCCAACATGCACATAATACTTTCTAGTTTCGTATTGTCACAGTCCCAGTCATAGGTAAAACAAAGGTAGGAAGTGCACATAGGTGATTACTGGTACAGACACTTAGACATAAGTTTCTTCTCccagtgacatcagcaacagTCACACCAATAAGACAGCTTGTGGTAATACAGAGTACAAGAGTAACAGTAAAACTTCAAGTTCTTCtccttttcaaaaataaaaaacacactttcacaaACATCAATCAACAAacatagaaataaataatataataaatatagagatatatgtatatgtatatatatatatatatgttatatataatatttatatgttGCGATAAATACCTGACCACAACGGGTTTCACTTTCCCACTGATATTGTTTTGTAACAGTAGTTTtgtaactgtaaaaataaaaaagtgccTTCAATAGCGCTTCCAGAAAACCCTTCTAACGCACACCACGTCCTCCAGACAACAGGGAAGACGTGCAGCTCTCAGAAACGCTACCTGCTGCGGCACTGGTGCCTTGAATCCAGCTGGGTCGATGCGGTTCAGGGGGTCCGGCTGCACTGTGTGCTGGTAACCAGCGTAGCCAGGGGGCTCCTGGATGACCGGTGGGTCCTCACGGACAGGCTCAGAGGAGCGGGTGATGGCAGGCTCCGTGGGAGGACCCACATCGTCATTCAGTGTTTCATCCAGCTCCTGGTCAGTGTAGGCTCCACCCTCTGTGTCCGTGTCCTCGTAGTCGGAGGTATGGCGGCTGTCGGTGCTGTACATGGAATACTCACTACCTGGCGCCGACAGGTAGGACAGTCGGTCGTCGTGGATGTCAAGGTCATCCTCAGCTGTCCCATCAGCCTGGAAAACAAAAGgtaaagggagagagggagtaagaaatgtctgtctgtctgtctgtctgtgtgtgtgtgtgtgtgtgagacagggGGGGGGGTCTTACTTTGCCCTCTGAAACCCACACCAGctggttctgctgctgctggattaTCTCTTTCAGCGCTCCAAACCAACCATCATTCATGTTGTTCAAGTTAATGGTTGCTGAATACAcaaagagagaagagcagaagaGAATAAAAAACATCTCTACAATGAAATAAGTATGAACATTTACTTAATTAGCAATTAAGTAAAACCACAGCATCATAAATAAAAGTTCATTTTAGACATGAACTCTAACTCACAAATGCTCTGCCACTTTTACATGATTGGCATAATGTCTGTGAAAGGATAATTTTTAAGTTGCTCAAGCAATTTTCTTACTTGGGAACCAAAGATTGTTGACTATGCTGCTAAAGTGcaaatttcttcttcttcttcttcataagTAACCgtttttgaataaaatgtgcAAACCATTCACAACACACAGGGAAGTGATACTAATAATCTCTTGCCTTGtgcattttagtaaatattcCAAATTTATTGGTTTCCCAGTTTTATAAACATCAATTATAGCAGAACATCATTATGTGGCTTGATTTTGAGAAAACCTCTCAAATGAAAACCAGTGGATAAAGGCGTAGTACGCAGATGCAGTTTGTGGTGTAATAACTGTTTGGACAGAAGATTTTATTCaagaatttgtgtgtgtgcaaaggcTGAATGTGAGCCAAGCAAAATGCTCTCTAAACATGTTTATCACCAACAGATGCTCCTAAAGCATGGTAACACCATATCCCTTGACGGGAAGAATGCATGCTGAGAAAGGGGCCCGACGGTGCTCTTCTGTGCTGAACAAGCTTTTGTAAGAAGTCTGACAGAACAGGGCCAGCACAAGTGCCGTGTAGCCACAGCCCCCACCGCGACACTCAAGTGTCAACCGCCTTTGAAATGTGTCTTTGCCCTCTGTAAAATGTCTTCCACCCCCCTTAGTTTGAAATCCCCATctaaccctctctctctctctctccctcccgaTGGACTCACTGGTGAAGAGGTGGTGGTTGCTCTTCCTTAATTTAAGCGCTCGGTCATAGAGCTTCCTGGCGCTCTTCCTAGACTCAGGGCAGAGACGGGTCCTCATGTTCTTCACGCCCTGCTTGGTGTCTGGGTTGAGAAACACCACAATTGGATACCACTGAGCATAGTTCAGACGGTCCACTGCATTAGGGGTGATGTCCAGCACTGCATGCTTGTCCTtcatacacaaaacacaaat is a window from the Micropterus dolomieu isolate WLL.071019.BEF.003 ecotype Adirondacks linkage group LG20, ASM2129224v1, whole genome shotgun sequence genome containing:
- the tjp1a gene encoding tight junction protein ZO-1 isoform X11 — encoded protein: MPRTSAAMEETVIWEQHTVTLHRAAGFGFGIAISGGRDNPHFQSGETSIVISDVLKGGPAEGLLQENDRVVMVNAVSMDNVEHAYAVQQLRKSGKNAKITIRRKRKVQIPVSRPGDRETMSEHEEEDSEEDDGYEHHSGGQSAYEGARGGTGTGRRHDRERSSSGRRDHSASRERSVSPRSDRRSQTSSAPSRPSKVTLVKSRKNEVEYGLRLASHIFVKDISPESLAARDGNIQEGDVVLKINGTVTENLSLIDAKKLIERSKGKLKMVVQRDERATLLNIPDLDDSVPSANNSDRDDISEIHSLASDHSNRSHGRGSRSRSPDRSEPSDRHSPRQMSNGSHRSRDDDRISKPGAISTPVKSSDDGVLSLASDQANFRDDKLLPPLPEPKPVYAQPGQPDVDLPVSPSDAPVPSAAHDESILRPSMKLVKFKKGESVGLRLAGGNDVGIFVAGVLEDSPAAKEGLEEGDQLLRVNNVDFTNIIREEAVLFLLDLPKGEEVNILAQKKKDVYRRIVESDVGDSFYIRTHFEYEKESPYGLSFNKGEVFRVVDTLYNGKLGSWLAIRIGKNHQEVERGIIPNKNRAEQLSSVQYTLPKTPGGDRADFWRFRGLRSSKRNLRKSREDLSAQPVQTKFPAYERVVLREAGFLRPVVIFGPIADVGREKLAREEPDIFELAKTQQHQGGEKSEPRDAGTDQKSSGIIRLHTIKQIIDRDKHAVLDITPNAVDRLNYAQWYPIVVFLNPDTKQGVKNMRTRLCPESRKSARKLYDRALKLRKSNHHLFTTTINLNNMNDGWFGALKEIIQQQQNQLVWVSEGKADGTAEDDLDIHDDRLSYLSAPGSEYSMYSTDSRHTSDYEDTDTEGGAYTDQELDETLNDDVGPPTEPAITRSSEPVREDPPVIQEPPGYAGYQHTVQPDPLNRIDPAGFKAPVPQQKAEAAAVPSIPQQPEPLAETLPPAVDVTVKTVGGLSPDEAPGAPHSQPSPNPEAGSLRRPTPELAPQSFSPEPLQSGTASTEPKMYQNDPYSTDNNTGRISHTMKPVTYNPQQGYHPDQPYRDYDHPPSRYDVSSSGVSSGGGYPEPKYRNYDSNPPYENSVPHYDQQTWNPYKQPLSTANSQGYDPRLPYGDGPDSQYTPPLRHDGHPSQQGFDGRPRYGKPTGPGPVRYDDPPPPAPPDLHYNQDSHLSTYPSAARSPEPPAQRPAFNQGPTPPQKSYKPQQYDPIPVNSETSPTPPFKAEAPSPSPADPPKPTPARDEKPEDDPAMRPQSVLTRVKMFENKRSVSMDRARDAGDSSGNRAADLPLKAGGVIPKANSLSNLDQEKTFRAPGPQKPQPQVADDIVRSNHYDPDEDEDYYRKQLSYFDKLQTGPNKPQPQVQTTHNYPRTESVEKPSPVEKKYEPVPQVTPPLQPATLPKPAPEAKPPAREDTVQTNFLPHKSFPEKSPVNGTSEQPPKTVTSTGAPPVSSYNRYTPKPYTTSAKPFARMFDSPKFNHNLLPNDKPEIAPKGRSSSPVKPQIPPQPQNTDHDSGLDTFTRTVDHRTKHQHNNINAVPKAIPVSPSALDDDEDEDEGHTVVATARGIFNSNGGVLSSIETGVSIIIPQGAIPDGVEQEIYFKVCRDNSILPPLDKEKGETLLSPLVMCGPHGLKFLKPVELRLPHCASMTPDGWSFALKSSDSSSGDPKSWQNKSLPGDPNYLVGANCVSVLIDHF
- the tjp1a gene encoding tight junction protein ZO-1 isoform X13 → MEETVIWEQHTVTLHRAAGFGFGIAISGGRDNPHFQSGETSIVISDVLKGGPAEGLLQENDRVVMVNAVSMDNVEHAYAVQQLRKSGKNAKITIRRKRKVQIPVSRPGDRETMSEHEEEDSEEDDGYEHHSGGQSAYEGARGGTGTGRRHDRERSSSGRRDHSASRERSVSPRSDRRSQTSSAPSRPSKVTLVKSRKNEVEYGLRLASHIFVKDISPESLAARDGNIQEGDVVLKINGTVTENLSLIDAKKLIERSKGKLKMVVQRDERATLLNIPDLDDSVPSANNSDRDDISEIHSLASDHSNRSHGRGSRSRSPDRSEPSDRHSPRQMSNGSHRSRDDDRISKPGAISTPVKSSDDGVLSLASDQANFRDDKLLPPLPEPKPVYAQPGQPDVDLPVSPSDAPVPSAAHDESILRPSMKLVKFKKGESVGLRLAGGNDVGIFVAGVLEDSPAAKEGLEEGDQLLRVNNVDFTNIIREEAVLFLLDLPKGEEVNILAQKKKDVYRRIVESDVGDSFYIRTHFEYEKESPYGLSFNKGEVFRVVDTLYNGKLGSWLAIRIGKNHQEVERGIIPNKNRAEQLSSVQYTLPKTPGGDRADFWRFRGLRSSKRNLRKSREDLSAQPVQTKFPAYERVVLREAGFLRPVVIFGPIADVGREKLAREEPDIFELAKTQQHQGGEKSEPRDAGTDQKSSGIIRLHTIKQIIDRDKHAVLDITPNAVDRLNYAQWYPIVVFLNPDTKQGVKNMRTRLCPESRKSARKLYDRALKLRKSNHHLFTTTINLNNMNDGWFGALKEIIQQQQNQLVWVSEGKADGTAEDDLDIHDDRLSYLSAPGSEYSMYSTDSRHTSDYEDTDTEGGAYTDQELDETLNDDVGPPTEPAITRSSEPVREDPPVIQEPPGYAGYQHTVQPDPLNRIDPAGFKAPVPQQKAEAAAVPSIPQQPEPLAETLPPAVDVTVKTVGGLSPDEAPGAPHSQPSPNPEAGSLRRPTPELAPQSFSPEPLQSGTASTEPKMYQNDPYSTDNNTGRISHTMKPVTYNPQQGYHPDQPYRDYDHPPSRYDVSSSGVSSGGGYPEPKYRNYDSNPPYENSVPHYDQQTWNPYKQPLSTANSQGYDPRLPYGDGPDSQYTPPLRHDGHPSQQGFDGRPRYGKPTGPGPVRYDDPPPPAPPDLHYNQDSHLSTYPSAARSPEPPAQRPAFNQGPTPPQKSYKPQQYDPIPVNSETSPTPPFKAEAPSPSPADPPKPTPARDEKPEDDPAMRPQSVLTRVKMFENKRSVSMDRARDAGDSSGNRAADLPLKAGGVIPKANSLSNLDQEKTFRAPGPQKPQPQVADDIVRSNHYDPDEDEDYYRKQLSYFDKLQTGPNKPQPQVQTTHNYPRTESVEKPSPVEKKYEPVPQVTPPLQPATLPKPAPEAKPPAREDTVQTNFLPHKSFPEKSPVNGTSEQPPKTVTSTGAPPVSSYNRYTPKPYTTSAKPFARMFDSPKFNHNLLPNDKPEIAPKGRSSSPVKPQIPPQPQNTDHDSGLDTFTRTVDHRTKHQHNNINAVPKAIPVSPSALDDDEDEDEGHTVVATARGIFNSNGGVLSSIETGVSIIIPQGAIPDGVEQEIYFKVCRDNSILPPLDKEKGETLLSPLVMCGPHGLKFLKPVELRLPHCASMTPDGWSFALKSSDSSSGDPKSWQNKSLPGDPNYLVGANCVSVLIDHF